In Opitutaceae bacterium TAV5, one genomic interval encodes:
- a CDS encoding acetyltransferase: MPASPAQPDPHPEVVHNAAVSRYEITLSDGGNPALLEYHLRPGGDGQPDIVTFTHTYVPPSLRGRGVAERLVRTALADAREAGARIVPVCSYVARFIEQHHEFADLLHTPPSPPPTPPA; the protein is encoded by the coding sequence ATGCCTGCCTCTCCCGCCCAGCCCGATCCTCACCCCGAAGTCGTCCACAACGCCGCCGTCTCCCGCTACGAGATCACCCTGAGCGACGGCGGCAATCCCGCCCTGCTCGAATACCACCTCCGCCCCGGCGGGGACGGCCAGCCCGACATCGTCACCTTCACGCACACCTACGTTCCCCCGTCCCTGCGCGGCCGGGGCGTGGCGGAGCGACTCGTGCGCACGGCCCTCGCCGACGCCCGCGAGGCCGGCGCCCGCATCGTGCCCGTGTGCAGCTACGTGGCCCGGTTCATCGAACAGCACCACGAGTTCGCCGACCTCCTTCACACGCCTCCCTCTCCTCCCCCCACACCGCCTGCATGA
- a CDS encoding MFS transporter: protein MSSTPLSCAPAVPGDPPTIRPNRMWKAGTLTYTFGGLVVIFFWLLCGDFAWSMRDRSVGPMSQWYLNHLKVPNFLFGLLMISFPALVGMILAPIISVKSDRHRGRWGRRIPFLLVTTPIAALGMIGIGLTPILARQVHRLFPGQSETVVAIVCFGVFWAVFEFAAVAAQPVFNGLINDVVPGSLLGRFYGLFRAVSLIDGMIFNYWIMGKVPGHFTLILCIIGVFYGAAFMWVCFKVKEGDYPPLPIVAFMPGRSSARSGIGGLLHGFFREAKCYLKECFNNPYYLSIFILIMIAQLAFLPINTFALPYARSLGVDMETYGKYLAMTFSISLGLSFFLGWAADAFHPLRMTIGTLICYVVAMAWGRFHATTPESFLAAWVAHGVLSGCYYTCVASLTQRLFPHSRFAQFASAAGMCTALANMTLAPCVGLLIDQTGGVFRHTFAIGATLAVLALVAGFYVHGKFMKLGGPKGYVAPE from the coding sequence ATGTCTTCCACGCCACTGTCCTGTGCTCCGGCTGTACCAGGCGATCCGCCCACGATAAGGCCCAATCGCATGTGGAAGGCAGGCACGCTCACCTACACATTCGGCGGGCTTGTTGTCATCTTTTTTTGGTTACTTTGCGGAGATTTTGCCTGGTCGATGCGTGACCGCTCCGTCGGCCCCATGTCGCAGTGGTATCTGAATCATCTGAAGGTCCCCAATTTCCTCTTCGGCCTGCTGATGATTTCCTTCCCGGCGCTTGTCGGAATGATCCTTGCTCCGATCATCAGCGTAAAATCTGACCGCCATCGCGGACGCTGGGGGCGGCGTATTCCGTTCCTGCTGGTGACAACCCCCATCGCCGCTCTCGGCATGATCGGCATCGGGCTCACGCCCATCCTTGCCCGACAGGTTCACCGTCTGTTCCCGGGACAAAGCGAGACGGTGGTTGCCATCGTCTGTTTCGGGGTGTTCTGGGCCGTGTTTGAATTTGCCGCGGTCGCCGCGCAGCCCGTCTTCAACGGACTCATCAACGATGTGGTGCCCGGATCGTTGCTCGGGCGATTTTACGGATTGTTCCGCGCTGTCAGCCTGATCGACGGCATGATTTTCAATTACTGGATCATGGGCAAGGTGCCCGGACATTTCACTCTGATTCTGTGCATCATCGGCGTGTTCTACGGCGCCGCCTTCATGTGGGTCTGCTTCAAGGTGAAAGAGGGTGACTATCCCCCTCTCCCTATCGTCGCGTTCATGCCGGGCAGAAGCAGCGCGCGTTCCGGTATCGGCGGTCTTTTGCACGGCTTTTTCCGTGAGGCCAAATGCTACCTGAAGGAATGCTTCAACAATCCCTATTACCTCTCGATTTTCATTCTCATAATGATCGCGCAACTGGCATTTTTGCCGATCAACACTTTCGCTCTCCCCTATGCCCGAAGCCTGGGCGTGGACATGGAGACCTACGGGAAATACCTCGCAATGACCTTTTCGATTTCCCTGGGCCTTTCCTTCTTTCTGGGCTGGGCGGCGGATGCCTTTCACCCGCTGCGCATGACAATCGGCACGCTGATCTGCTACGTCGTGGCGATGGCCTGGGGACGTTTCCATGCGACAACGCCTGAATCCTTTCTCGCCGCATGGGTCGCTCACGGTGTGTTATCCGGCTGTTATTACACCTGCGTGGCGTCGCTGACCCAGCGTCTTTTCCCCCACTCCCGTTTTGCCCAGTTCGCCTCCGCCGCCGGTATGTGCACCGCCCTCGCCAACATGACGCTGGCTCCATGCGTCGGACTTCTCATCGACCAGACAGGCGGAGTTTTCCGGCATACGTTTGCCATTGGCGCCACGCTTGCCGTGCTGGCTCTGGTGGCAGGATTTTACGTGCACGGCAAATTCATGAAACTTGGCGGACCCAAAGGTTACGTCGCTCCCGAATAA
- a CDS encoding uridylyltransferase: MNDGRIRKHARERLAFTEDTPVARRLAACKRFLRLESAMIRMRHDARESGLAIARARADLVDVVLSYLFDYALAAWERRAGSLPAPVALVALGGYGRSELSPLSDIDIMFLFPAKVSAATIKPLQQHLVDEVLYILWDCGLKVGHSTRTIDEVFAEAKRDIQTKTALLEARLVAGNAPLFDGFAAAYRSYYTTDDPRAYITARLEDQANRRSKYGDTVFIQEPDIKNGVGGLRDYQNMLWMARVKLGITEVDELESLKYLRRNELRDAKRSYDFLLRARNELHFQSKRPTDLLDLEAQPRIAYGLGYMNTDPLARVEQFMHDYYRAAQTLFRVSRLVENRLSLNLVPGAPSSLPQPAGGSTGGLVASFLDIVRARRHQRIKRVDGFILRGNELTAEHPRIFKDDPVRLIRVFRHCQSLNAQPDFSLQALIHESLPLVTRKVINHPDANTSFRSILHEAGAVYPTLALMHELGVLGRFIPEFDGLTCLVQHEFYHRYTADIHTLNAIRQLDIVFLESEPIAGKYRQALHETAHPTLLYLILLLHDIGKAVGIRGHAETGVTLAMPILERMGIDAAGRELVAFIIKNHLIMARFWQNRDVDDPASATAFAELVHDAERLRYLYVHTFCDSRGTSAGLWNSYKDTLHTTLFRATLEQLTSSESQAERNSHRLQMIKQELVAKNLPGVSADEISAHFNLLPERYFIQTEADEVALHIQMVNRLLKSITQADTVAALHPVIDWHDDLNRSLTVVNVVTWDRAGLFYKLAGAFSVAGLSILAAKVISRADHIAIDTFYVAEPGRGVVQSTRAQEIFARTVEAALVSNKDLYPEIVAQANRHRSLLRPSSPAEAYHASFPPSVEVYHELSMRRTIVEVQTRDEIGLLFRLARLISEQGFDITFARIGTERGMALDTFYIEDSASSPITAGANGADAPADNTARLHALRDAVLAEIAPPAPADAVAASG, encoded by the coding sequence ATGAACGACGGACGCATCCGCAAACACGCCCGCGAACGCCTCGCCTTTACCGAAGACACGCCCGTCGCCAGACGGCTCGCCGCCTGCAAGCGTTTCCTGCGTCTGGAGAGCGCCATGATCCGCATGCGGCACGATGCCCGCGAATCCGGCCTCGCCATCGCCCGCGCCCGCGCCGACCTCGTCGATGTCGTGCTCTCGTACCTGTTCGACTACGCGCTCGCCGCCTGGGAACGCCGCGCCGGCAGCCTTCCGGCGCCCGTCGCGCTCGTCGCCCTCGGCGGCTACGGCCGCTCCGAACTCAGCCCGCTGAGCGACATCGACATCATGTTCCTTTTTCCGGCCAAGGTCTCCGCCGCCACCATCAAACCGCTCCAGCAGCATCTCGTCGACGAAGTCCTCTACATCCTCTGGGACTGCGGCCTCAAGGTCGGCCACTCCACCCGCACCATCGACGAAGTCTTCGCCGAGGCCAAACGCGACATCCAGACCAAGACCGCCCTCCTCGAAGCCCGGCTCGTCGCCGGCAACGCCCCGCTCTTCGACGGTTTCGCCGCCGCCTACCGCAGCTACTACACGACCGACGATCCCCGCGCCTACATCACCGCGCGCCTCGAAGACCAGGCGAACCGTCGCTCCAAGTACGGCGACACCGTCTTCATCCAGGAACCCGATATCAAGAACGGCGTCGGCGGCCTCCGCGACTACCAGAACATGCTCTGGATGGCCCGCGTGAAACTCGGCATCACCGAGGTCGACGAGCTCGAATCCCTGAAATATCTCCGGCGCAACGAACTCCGCGACGCCAAGCGCAGCTACGATTTTCTCCTCCGCGCCCGCAACGAACTCCACTTCCAGAGCAAGCGTCCCACCGATCTGCTCGACCTCGAAGCCCAGCCCCGCATCGCCTACGGGCTCGGCTACATGAACACCGACCCGCTCGCCCGCGTGGAGCAGTTCATGCACGATTATTACCGCGCCGCGCAGACGCTCTTCCGCGTCTCCCGCCTCGTGGAAAACCGCCTCTCGCTCAACCTCGTGCCGGGCGCTCCGTCCTCGCTCCCCCAGCCCGCCGGCGGCAGCACCGGCGGCCTCGTCGCCTCCTTCCTCGACATCGTCCGCGCCCGCCGTCACCAGCGCATCAAGCGCGTGGACGGTTTTATCCTGCGCGGCAACGAACTCACCGCCGAGCATCCCCGCATCTTCAAGGACGACCCCGTCCGCCTCATCCGCGTTTTCCGCCACTGCCAGTCGCTCAACGCCCAGCCCGATTTCTCCCTCCAGGCGCTGATCCACGAATCCCTGCCGCTCGTCACGCGCAAGGTCATCAACCACCCCGACGCCAACACCAGCTTCCGCTCCATCCTCCACGAAGCCGGCGCCGTCTACCCGACCCTCGCGCTCATGCACGAACTCGGCGTGCTCGGCCGGTTCATCCCCGAATTCGACGGCCTCACCTGCCTCGTGCAGCACGAATTTTATCACCGCTACACGGCCGACATCCACACCCTCAACGCCATCCGCCAGCTCGACATCGTGTTTCTGGAATCCGAACCCATCGCCGGCAAATACCGGCAGGCGCTCCACGAAACCGCCCACCCCACCCTTCTCTATCTCATTCTCCTGCTGCATGATATCGGCAAGGCTGTCGGCATCCGCGGACATGCCGAGACCGGCGTCACCCTCGCCATGCCCATCCTCGAACGCATGGGCATCGACGCCGCCGGTCGCGAACTTGTGGCATTTATTATCAAGAATCACCTCATCATGGCACGCTTCTGGCAGAACCGGGATGTTGATGATCCCGCCAGTGCCACTGCTTTTGCCGAACTCGTTCACGACGCCGAGCGTCTCCGCTACCTCTACGTCCATACCTTCTGCGACTCGCGCGGCACCTCCGCCGGGCTCTGGAACAGCTACAAGGACACGCTCCACACCACCCTCTTCCGGGCCACTCTCGAACAACTGACCTCCTCCGAAAGCCAGGCCGAGCGCAACTCCCACCGATTGCAAATGATCAAGCAGGAACTAGTCGCCAAAAATCTCCCCGGCGTCAGCGCGGATGAAATCAGCGCCCACTTCAACCTCCTTCCCGAGCGCTATTTTATCCAGACCGAGGCCGACGAAGTCGCGTTGCACATCCAGATGGTCAACCGCCTGCTCAAATCCATCACGCAGGCCGACACCGTGGCGGCGCTCCATCCCGTGATCGACTGGCACGACGACCTCAACCGCTCGCTCACCGTCGTCAACGTCGTCACCTGGGACCGCGCCGGGCTTTTTTACAAACTCGCCGGGGCCTTCAGCGTGGCGGGGCTCTCGATCCTCGCGGCCAAGGTCATCTCGCGCGCCGACCACATCGCGATCGACACCTTTTACGTGGCCGAGCCCGGCCGCGGTGTCGTGCAGAGCACGCGGGCGCAGGAGATTTTTGCCCGCACGGTCGAGGCGGCGCTCGTTTCCAACAAGGACCTTTATCCCGAAATCGTCGCCCAGGCCAACCGCCACCGCAGCCTGCTGCGCCCGTCCAGCCCGGCCGAGGCCTACCATGCCTCGTTCCCGCCGTCGGTGGAAGTGTACCACGAACTCAGCATGCGCCGGACGATCGTCGAAGTACAGACGCGCGACGAGATCGGCCTCCTGTTCCGGCTCGCGCGGCTCATCAGCGAACAGGGTTTCGACATCACCTTCGCCCGCATCGGCACCGAGCGCGGCATGGCGCTGGACACCTTTTATATCGAGGACAGCGCCTCGTCGCCGATCACCGCCGGAGCGAATGGCGCCGACGCGCCGGCCGACAACACCGCCCGGCTGCACGCCCTGCGCGACGCCGTCCTCGCCGAGATCGCCCCGCCCGCACCCGCCGACGCGGTCGCGGCGTCGGGATGA
- a CDS encoding N-terminal cleavage protein — protein sequence MNIRIARFPSFPASIIRDKGRSAFTLVELLTVIAIIGILAAIIIPTVGRVRTQARLVQTISNLRQSGVAIMLFTDDHRGELPGRNDGTSIGEGSGGLNTGVKASFTNSEVAYLAIHLAPYVSAGGDSGLRRVPCLTDPLSASKRTGTTEWVLNRQIQRLNYPGTTRNIRPFGLQSVPPERYEALTGALTVSRVWAMMQVDQKMREDSAIIEAGTVQNTPAEPVAGSYRLALFFDWSVGKIPVGTNLDQQIDNRQ from the coding sequence ATGAACATCAGAATTGCCCGCTTCCCGTCGTTTCCTGCCAGTATAATCAGGGATAAAGGACGCAGTGCGTTCACGCTGGTCGAGTTGCTTACCGTGATTGCCATCATTGGCATTCTGGCCGCGATCATCATTCCCACGGTTGGCCGAGTCCGCACACAAGCTCGCCTCGTCCAGACCATTTCCAACCTTCGCCAGAGCGGCGTCGCGATCATGCTTTTCACCGACGACCATCGCGGTGAACTGCCTGGTCGTAATGATGGCACGTCCATTGGTGAAGGCTCCGGGGGCCTCAACACCGGAGTCAAAGCCAGTTTCACGAACAGCGAGGTCGCTTATCTTGCCATACACCTCGCGCCTTATGTTTCGGCAGGCGGCGATTCTGGTTTGAGACGTGTCCCATGCCTCACGGATCCCCTCTCTGCCTCCAAAAGGACAGGGACCACGGAGTGGGTGCTCAATCGACAGATTCAGCGGCTCAATTATCCCGGAACCACGCGCAACATACGCCCTTTCGGCCTCCAGAGTGTTCCACCCGAACGCTACGAAGCACTTACCGGCGCACTCACCGTTTCCCGCGTCTGGGCAATGATGCAAGTCGACCAGAAAATGCGTGAAGATTCTGCTATTATCGAGGCCGGCACCGTACAAAATACACCGGCTGAACCTGTCGCCGGAAGCTATCGTCTGGCCCTTTTCTTCGACTGGAGCGTCGGCAAAATTCCCGTCGGCACCAATCTCGACCAACAGATTGACAACCGGCAGTGA
- a CDS encoding heparinase gives MLPRSVFIAISIMAAFKMTLVKVSAEAAPAGAKPAAGTIVVKPELRGKHPRLFVSEDDLPSAINRCRTDESWRKHYFRSNGDELKTAPRPIGLKERWLPAPVLGKLAVAYALCGDSVYLERLQAWLPFIRESGPVAIRHIGSRDNADLFCGQMLTGLAISYDMLKGRVPPEVENTLRNSLVAQARQTYTDLVAIRHYPYEQNHFSIPVSGLLLASLVLLDEEADAAAWADWSAHAFRRCLEALSPDGWFFEGMNYWGYTMQFPVPVAYALWRITGENLFETSALKNAPFYLAHNFLPNRDFVFDFADWGPRVNQDGITAQRGYDRPWHTHPTSIPTFIPALLNRAQPHPLLDAFLEGRRASDAGLDGIVGSLLQIPTEQKGKTSADLSLYPPYHYFDDMEVVHWRENWQSPGATAIAFKSGPPGGHAMTSLLRQLPDWKPSLGHAHPDAGSFILFSKGVFLANDTGYAIKETAWHNSILVNGTGQVRGGTAWSTFKNIPYEKLDRIRMGNVWLGRRIIAGTADFAAAYDDSLGLTTMRRNLLMVDGRYLVISDQMEAPWPHEYEWRLHSDQAATEDDQGRFVMTNGPGRLVIKNLHSVVSSAVSPTIVETELYEPEKRSRPQERGYHLALKSPGAERVRFQVAINIQSSRENPAKFSAREVFNGKTELADENGSCTVWTGNSAELKGQFAYILRNAQGAVISAGLHGSELNAPDISITQKAGVVTLEPGQNDGTWRIDNVSTNPSVNSAPIPPHGLIFRINGKQQIMVMPKS, from the coding sequence ATGCTCCCCCGTTCCGTCTTCATCGCAATCTCCATCATGGCCGCCTTCAAAATGACTCTGGTGAAAGTTTCCGCTGAAGCTGCGCCGGCTGGCGCGAAGCCTGCCGCCGGCACGATCGTCGTGAAACCGGAACTACGTGGAAAACATCCGCGGCTCTTCGTCTCCGAAGACGACCTCCCGTCCGCAATCAACCGCTGCCGCACCGACGAGTCGTGGAGAAAACACTATTTCCGCTCAAACGGTGATGAACTCAAAACCGCTCCTCGTCCCATCGGGCTGAAAGAACGATGGCTGCCCGCTCCGGTGCTTGGAAAACTGGCCGTCGCCTATGCCCTGTGCGGTGACTCCGTGTATCTGGAGCGCCTTCAGGCCTGGTTGCCCTTCATTCGGGAATCCGGTCCCGTCGCGATCCGCCATATTGGCAGCAGGGACAATGCCGATCTTTTCTGCGGCCAGATGCTGACCGGCCTTGCCATCTCTTACGATATGCTGAAAGGCCGCGTGCCTCCCGAAGTTGAAAACACCTTACGGAACAGCCTCGTTGCCCAGGCCCGCCAAACGTACACCGATCTGGTTGCCATCCGTCATTATCCCTATGAGCAAAACCACTTTTCCATTCCGGTCAGCGGCCTGCTTCTCGCATCCCTTGTTCTTCTGGACGAGGAAGCCGACGCTGCCGCTTGGGCCGATTGGTCCGCCCATGCGTTTCGTCGCTGTCTGGAAGCCCTTTCGCCCGATGGCTGGTTTTTCGAAGGCATGAATTATTGGGGCTACACCATGCAATTCCCCGTTCCCGTCGCCTATGCGCTCTGGCGCATTACCGGGGAAAATCTTTTCGAAACGTCTGCGCTCAAAAATGCGCCCTTCTATCTCGCCCACAATTTCCTGCCGAATCGTGACTTCGTTTTCGATTTTGCCGACTGGGGACCGAGAGTGAACCAGGATGGAATCACCGCCCAACGCGGCTATGATCGTCCGTGGCATACGCATCCGACAAGCATCCCGACTTTCATCCCCGCCCTGCTCAATCGCGCGCAGCCCCATCCTCTGTTGGATGCCTTCCTGGAGGGACGCCGCGCAAGCGATGCCGGCCTGGACGGCATCGTTGGCTCACTTCTGCAAATACCCACCGAACAGAAGGGCAAGACATCCGCCGACCTGAGTCTGTATCCTCCGTATCACTATTTCGATGATATGGAAGTCGTCCACTGGCGCGAAAACTGGCAATCGCCCGGCGCCACGGCCATCGCCTTCAAGTCCGGTCCTCCCGGCGGCCATGCCATGACCTCGCTTTTGCGGCAGCTCCCCGACTGGAAACCCTCCCTCGGTCATGCCCATCCCGATGCGGGTTCGTTTATTCTATTCTCCAAGGGCGTCTTCCTTGCCAACGACACGGGCTACGCAATCAAGGAAACTGCCTGGCACAACTCCATCCTCGTCAATGGCACCGGGCAGGTAAGGGGAGGCACTGCATGGAGCACGTTCAAAAACATTCCCTATGAGAAACTGGATCGCATCCGCATGGGAAACGTCTGGCTCGGTCGGAGGATAATCGCCGGGACAGCGGATTTTGCCGCCGCCTACGATGATTCGCTCGGACTGACCACGATGCGCCGGAATCTCCTCATGGTGGACGGACGCTACCTGGTGATTTCCGATCAGATGGAAGCGCCTTGGCCTCACGAATACGAATGGCGTCTGCACAGCGACCAGGCCGCCACCGAAGACGACCAGGGGCGTTTTGTCATGACCAACGGTCCCGGTCGCCTCGTAATCAAAAACCTGCATTCCGTGGTATCGTCAGCCGTGTCGCCGACCATCGTGGAGACGGAGCTTTACGAACCCGAAAAACGATCGCGCCCGCAGGAGCGCGGCTACCACCTCGCCCTGAAATCTCCGGGAGCCGAACGCGTCCGGTTCCAGGTTGCGATAAACATCCAGTCATCGCGCGAAAACCCGGCGAAGTTCAGCGCGCGGGAAGTTTTCAATGGCAAAACGGAACTGGCCGACGAAAACGGTTCCTGCACCGTGTGGACAGGAAACAGTGCCGAGTTGAAAGGACAGTTCGCCTACATTCTCCGCAACGCGCAGGGGGCGGTTATTTCGGCAGGACTCCACGGGAGTGAATTAAACGCTCCCGACATTTCCATTACGCAAAAAGCAGGAGTCGTCACACTCGAACCGGGCCAGAACGATGGCACATGGCGTATCGATAATGTCAGCACGAATCCATCTGTGAATTCTGCCCCGATTCCCCCGCACGGTCTGATTTTCCGGATCAACGGAAAACAACAGATCATGGTCATGCCAAAATCCTGA
- a CDS encoding membrane protein has translation MNRVIRTVFSTRASNWAALPVRLAVGSVMFAHGAQKLLGWWGGKGLQATAEGFANGLGLSPGILWASLAAGGEFFGGAALLLGIATRFFGLVTGCIMAVAIATAHSKGYFAPSGMEYPLTLLLGSLSLILSGGGALSADALFFRKRTTTITINQPAR, from the coding sequence ATGAACCGTGTTATCCGCACCGTCTTTTCCACCCGCGCCTCCAACTGGGCCGCCCTTCCCGTCCGGCTTGCCGTCGGCTCCGTGATGTTTGCCCACGGCGCCCAGAAACTCCTCGGCTGGTGGGGCGGCAAGGGCCTGCAGGCCACCGCCGAAGGTTTCGCCAATGGCCTCGGGCTCTCGCCCGGCATCCTCTGGGCCTCGCTCGCCGCCGGCGGCGAATTTTTCGGAGGCGCGGCGCTCCTCCTCGGCATCGCCACGCGCTTCTTCGGGCTCGTCACCGGCTGCATCATGGCCGTGGCCATCGCCACCGCGCACAGCAAGGGTTACTTCGCTCCCTCCGGCATGGAATACCCGCTCACTCTCCTCCTCGGCTCGCTCTCCCTCATCCTCAGCGGCGGCGGCGCTCTCTCGGCCGACGCGCTTTTTTTCCGCAAGCGCACCACCACCATCACGATCAATCAGCCGGCCCGCTAG
- a CDS encoding dehydrogenase: MRTQRHKIGILGCGWIMRDVYTPIIRRLSDQVEVRALCDLKPENLQAASRSFPQAGIYARPEDLIKSAGLDAVMVLTSERANARMASLGLQAGLDVFLEKPPAISLAELDWLLECETKASGRLYSVFNRRHTPLLDGVDFPSSLHHARGRMERRGRDVDIFPYTAIHLIDSVQFYAGTCFSEAGILFRYSPSPHWSVQGVWPHGGTCHLELFPSGDDYCEYLVIEDSDQTWEIQFPNTASAFPRGQLLRTEKAAPSSTMRIPDAAGDNHEQMGYAPAFRKFVDALDGNDLPGDIWRLSNCRTTIAIMESMMLKPEKMLHLPLGNTRTRSVPAMPA, translated from the coding sequence ATGCGAACACAACGACACAAAATCGGCATTCTTGGATGTGGATGGATCATGCGGGATGTTTACACGCCCATCATCCGGCGCCTCTCCGATCAGGTGGAAGTCAGAGCGCTTTGCGATCTGAAGCCGGAAAACCTGCAAGCGGCGTCGCGGAGTTTCCCGCAAGCCGGCATATATGCGAGGCCGGAGGATCTTATCAAGTCTGCCGGGCTGGACGCGGTCATGGTTCTGACCTCCGAACGTGCCAATGCGAGAATGGCATCTCTCGGACTTCAGGCCGGCCTGGATGTTTTTCTGGAAAAACCGCCGGCCATATCTCTGGCGGAACTGGACTGGCTGCTGGAGTGCGAAACGAAGGCCAGTGGACGCCTGTATTCGGTATTCAATCGCCGACATACGCCCCTCCTTGATGGCGTCGATTTCCCGTCTTCCCTGCACCATGCTCGCGGTCGTATGGAACGACGCGGGCGGGATGTAGACATCTTTCCCTACACCGCGATTCACCTGATCGATTCGGTCCAGTTTTATGCCGGCACCTGTTTTTCCGAAGCGGGGATTCTTTTCCGATATTCGCCCTCTCCCCACTGGAGTGTGCAGGGGGTGTGGCCCCATGGCGGAACCTGTCATCTCGAATTGTTTCCGTCAGGCGACGACTATTGCGAATACCTGGTGATTGAAGACAGCGACCAGACATGGGAAATCCAGTTTCCCAATACCGCGAGCGCATTCCCGCGAGGCCAACTCCTGCGAACAGAAAAGGCCGCCCCATCTTCGACGATGCGCATCCCGGACGCGGCCGGCGACAATCACGAACAGATGGGTTATGCGCCCGCTTTCCGGAAATTTGTCGATGCCTTGGACGGGAATGACTTGCCTGGGGACATCTGGCGTCTCTCCAACTGCAGAACGACCATCGCCATTATGGAATCCATGATGTTGAAACCGGAAAAAATGTTACATCTTCCGCTGGGGAATACGCGGACGAGAAGTGTTCCTGCAATGCCTGCCTGA